A window of Plasmodium brasilianum strain Bolivian I chromosome 8, whole genome shotgun sequence contains these coding sequences:
- a CDS encoding Rab3 GTPase-activating protein non-catalytic subunit, whose protein sequence is MSKNDANNNNDLNNYKKQKMIEESNNYLKTLSRKNESNSSINSENLENESLRVEERKESSSDDEHRVEGDSTHSLNEMIELEEVFTLEILVKILSKIFLKGNYCITKDDINTKNCKVLIFESKCDISSNMKMKEKGDDEDFINMVFYFQNKNYLFFLIYCLNKKNIVYLNFFNPILNEKETIESLNIFFMNNYFPHIILGLNNGKVFLYNHEGILCMQNKFIDNKIKIIIIEHQKDYILFVHENNTIVNSNIYIIKRALEKNSKILPFHYLFTINKNINIKHILLRYDNTPEVLKKELYSVYNMEDLMRYIHANINVNINAHMNVDMNANMNTNMNANMNANTNANMNANTNANMNANMNANMNANMNSNTNANMNANMNANTNANMNANTNANVLSNINDNVNAYHINSDHRNVNYIVTSKNMTLSILNIVRPNAQNDFLTKKENFGTSEKLSSKINNFLKNIFTKRNDPSSAGVMGTGSSPAVAAEASASSGNNSGSNNGNNNNNSNNNISSINSSINNSINNSINNNIGSSYGSGMMEVLNTNIVHCFNDSKRQIIDICVCPWNSNLLLALDNLGRICLFNVLTLNILYMWKSYRSAFMSFIQKKTVRTYNNDNSENDFNMKDMNLNSETSNDLINNKFDKGILFYLKTRNLIEIWDLKTMQRIYSVRTYENPTLFKIFFVDHDVPKKIYFFNTNLHVFLMSSNFELFYLKWK, encoded by the coding sequence ATGAGTAAAAATGACGCGAATAACAACAAcgatttaaataattacaaaaagcAAAAGATGATTGAGGAGTCCAATAATTACTTGAAAACTTTATCACgtaaaaatgaaagtaaCAGTAGCATAAATTCGGAGAATTTAGAAAATGAGTCGTTAAGAGTTGAAGAAAGAAAGGAAAGTAGTAGTGATGATGAGCATCGAGTAGAAGGTGATAGTACACATAGTCTGAACGAAATGATTGAACTGGAGGAAGTGTTTACTCTTGaaatattagtaaaaatattgagtaagatatttttaaagggTAACTATTGTATAACTAAAGATGATATTAACACAAAGAATTGTAAGGTGTTGATTTTTGAATCGAAATGTGATATATCAtcaaatatgaaaatgaaagaaaaagggGACGATGAGGATTTCATTAACAtggttttttattttcaaaataaaaattatttattttttttaatatattgtttaaataaaaaaaatattgtctatttaaatttttttaatcctatattaaatgaaaaagaaacaattgaatcattgaatatattttttatgaataattattttccaCATATTATACTGGGCTTAAATAATGGAAAAGTGTTCTTATACAACCATGAAGGAATTTTATGtatgcaaaataaatttattgataataaaattaaaattattattattgaacATCAAAAGGATTATATCTTATTTGTACatgaaaataatactatAGTAAACtccaatatttatataataaaacgggctttggaaaaaaattcaaaaatattgcCCTTTCATTACTTGTTtactataaataaaaatatcaacATAAAGCATATACTATTAAGGTATGACAACACTCCAgaagttttaaaaaaggagttGTATTCTGTTTATAATATGGAAGATTTAATGCGCTATATACACGCTAACATAAATGTGAACATAAACGCACACATGAATGTAGACATGAACGCAAATATGAACACAAATATGAATGCAAATATGAATGCAAACACGAACGCAAATATGAATGCAAACACGAACGCAAATATGAACGCAAATATGAACGCAAATATGAACGCAAACATGAACTCAAACACGAACGCAAATATGAACGCAAATATGAACGCAAACACGAACGCAAATATGAACGCAAACACAAACGCAAACGTACTTTCCAACATAAATGATAATGTGAATGCCTATCATATTAACAGTGATCATAGAAACGTTAATTATATAGTGACGTCTAAAAATATGACTCTATCAATTCTTAATATAGTTAGACCAAACGCGCAAAATGACTTCTTaacgaaaaaagaaaattttggTACGTCTGAAAAGTTAAgttcaaaaattaataattttttaaaaaatatatttaccaaGCGGAATGACCCGTCCTCTGCGGGTGTAATGGGTACGGGCTCTTCCCCTGCTGTGGCAGCGGAAGCGAGTGCAAGCAGTGGTAATAACAGTGGTAGTAACAacggaaataataataataatagtaacaataatatcaGCAGCATCAACAGCAGCATCAACAACAGCATTAACAACAGCATTAACAACAACATCGGTAGCAGTTATGGAAGCGGCATGATGGAGGTCCTCAACACAAATATTGTGCATTGCTTTAATGATTCGAAAAGGCAAATAATAgacatatgtgtatgtcCGTGGAATAGCAATTTACTCTTAGCCCTAGATAACTTGGGGAGgatatgtttatttaacgtattaacattaaatattttatacatgtgGAAAAGTTACCGATCTGCCTTTATGAGTTTTATACAAAAGAAAACAGTTAGAACTTATAACAATGATAATTCTGAAAATGATTTTAATATGAAAGACATGAACTTAAATAGTGAAACATCCAatgatttaataaataataaatttgataaaggcattttattttacctaaAAACCAGAAATCTAATTGAAATCTGGGATTTAAAAACCATGCAAAGAATATATAGTGTGAGGACATATGAAAACCCAaccctttttaaaatatttttcgttGATCATGATGTAccgaaaaaaatttatttttttaacactaATCTTCACGTATTTTTGATGAGCTCCAATTTTGAGTTGTTCTACTTAAAATGGAAATGA
- a CDS encoding hypothetical protein (conserved Plasmodium protein): protein MEKEDLKNICIIDNRGLNNAVSTSCDSVIDKNGNVIYKSYNTIYKLTYKHIYKYKRLSTISTDVIFDRYYNPYIPLYHYYYYDDDCYEDVGSDGADHRGHHDEEDTSKNDSTNLNLDNREKDEHFNYIDEIVYNKKSKKQVCLKYNRYELLLLRFLKCDENKYNTEEILNKNCFVKENKCIRSGSNKYYRDRNNYTTMNGAEGGIINALTASIMASCTNSNIIFHNSSVRVRNIYSDDNPQGNNNNNSNNNNDSNSNNNNNSNSNNNNNSNSNNNSNSNSNNNNNSNSYNSNGKHLGYSVNSTNNYKAKVFKNLDDSCYNMCVNNIYIDREGKMHLTVQDVYHTSPNYNHNNSNINSNSNGNYGNYYHYGNYNSHSNYGNKNKGGMSKNERGVNIVSKENEFSGLHEFPGIMNVRRNDTDKYGDYAPLHFAKRNSSDIFTLGDIKKYCKNNEKIKNQLNQLNQLNQLNQLNQLNQLNKLNKLNHLNKFNELNKLNQLNTNDNSYSIFKENEEENLTKSNFAKWFKNNSINVNENVDIIKYLNNDSTNNNIDCNIRSNGYINNIGSINSNSYINSNGNVNSNGNINSNGNINSNGNINSNAKNRQADFDLRKSQVVPIASIPSRNYDKDVYYYNSGGASGCASGGASGSISGNTNVNANGSNTTNEHIFNLQFDAFGRSEQQQISSTVAQLLMKQISKIKERKIVEGKEKKVEGTSITHDFTWEGGKDSGNNNIGGNYNVRGYGGSYNSYNNETHKDMYPKEGGKNIMEILNTLNSNDYTQEALELQMARRKNYMNSSNFANNDNLYKNSQNQKYYSMDNQTYKKNFIDSYKNEGSRNNINLEYLLMNKMPVNDSFSSINYSGNIGHNIGHNVNHNVSYNINQNSKSSFIANSNTTPPPTCNNLDAYKNKNSMQGNINITPIINSLLRLDSEHDYNNDNRILYNTVDNSITQNIQNAKVSNVLDSLKSLLTASKNQIGNGGSNDIIGNGIGGNIGGNVGGNVGGNIGGNIGGNIGGNVSGSGMGINDNSSINNVGINYKNFNNLKNCIQSGKYTNYHSQQYNSQQYMKQHRPQSFNEFTKKKFSKKDKYSPKLPDSDITTNETIIVPRKEEKHNV from the coding sequence atggAAAAGGAGGACTTGAAAAACATTTGTATAATAGACAACCGCGGTTTGAATAACGCAGTTAGCACATCATGTGATAGTGTAATTGATAAGAATGggaatgtaatatataaaagttacaatactatttataaattaacgTATAAGCACATTTACAAGTATAAAAGATTAAGTACGATCAGCACCGATGTAATATTTGATAGATATTACAATCCATATATTCCCTTataccattattattattacgaTGATGATTGCTATGAGGATGTAGGTAGTGATGGTGCAGATCATCGTGGTCATCATGATGAAGAAGATACAAGCAAAAATGATAGcacaaatttaaatttagatAATAGAGAAAAAGATGAACACTTCAATTATATAGATGAAAtagtttataataaaaaaagcaaaaaacaAGTATGTTTAAAGTATAATAGATACgagttattattattacgttttttaaaatgcgatgaaaataaatataacacagaagaaatattaaataagaacTGCTTtgtaaaggaaaataaatgtataagaTCAGGgtcaaataaatattatagagATAGGAATAATTATACTACTATGAATGGTGCGGAGGGTGGTATCATAAATGCATTAACTGCGAGTATCATGGCTAGTTGTACAAAcagtaatattatattccaTAACAGTAGTGTGAGAgttagaaatatatacagCGATGATAACCCCCAGGggaataacaataataatagtaacaacaataacgacagtaatagtaacaacaataataatagtaatagtaacaacaataataatagtaatagtaacaacaatagtaatagtaatagtaacaacaataataatagtaatagttaTAATAGTAATGGTAAACATTTGGGCTATTCTGTAAATTCTACGAATAATTATAAGGCcaaagtttttaaaaatttagatGATAGCTGTTATAACATGtgtgtaaataatatatatatcgatAGGGAGGGAAAGATGCACTTGACGGTGCAAGATGTGTATCATACAAGTCCCAACTATAACCACAATAACAGTAACattaacagtaatagtaatggtAACTATGGTAACTATTACCATTACGGTAATTACAACAGTCACAGTAACTATGGTAATAAGAATAAAGGCGGAATGAGCAAGAACGAGAGAGGGGTCAATATTGTAAGTAAGGAAAACGAATTTTCAGGATTACATGAATTCCCTGGAATAATGAATGTAAGGAGAAATGATACAGATAAGTATGGAGATTATGCTCCTTTACATTTTGCAAAACGAAATAGTAGTGATATATTTACCTTAGgtgatataaaaaagtattgcaagaataatgaaaaaataaaaaatcagtTAAATCAGTTAAATCAGTTAAATCAGTTAAATCAATTAAATCAGTTAAATcagttaaataaattaaataaattaaatcatttaaataaatttaatgagttaaataaattaaatcaaTTAAATACTAATGATAACAGTTATAGTATATTTAAAGAGAATGAGGAGGAGAATTTAACAAAAAGTAATTTTGCCAAGTGGTTCAAAAATAACAGTATTAACGTGAATGAAAATGTggacataataaaatatttgaacaATGATTCtactaataataacattGATTGTAATATTAGAAGTAATGGTTATATCAACAACATTGGTAGCATTAACAGTAATAGTTATATCAACAGCAATGGCAATGTCAACAGCAATGGCAATATCAACAGCAATGGCAATATCAACAGTAATGGCAATATCAACAGTAATGCTAAAAACAGGCAAGCAGATTTTGATTTAAGGAAAAGTCAGGTAGTTCCAATTGCATCCATTCCAAGCAGAAATTACGATAAGGATGTATACTATTACAACAGTGGTGGTGCTAGTGGTTGTGCTAGTGGTGGTGCGAGCGGTAGTATCAGTGGAAATACCAATGTCAATGCGAATGGTAGTAATACTACGaatgaacatatttttaaccTACAATTTGATGCATTTGGACGGAGTGAGCAGCAGCAAATTAGCAGCACTGTTGCGCAGTTGCTGATGAAACAAATTTCGAAGATTAAGGAGCGTAAGATTGTTGAAGGAAAGGAGAAAAAGGTAGAAGGGACCTCTATCACTCACGATTTTACATGGGAAGGCGGAAAAGACAGTGGTAATAACAACATTGGGGGCAATTATAATGTTCGGGGTTATGGAGGCAGTTATAACAGTTATAATAACGAAACGCATAAAGATATGTATCCAAAGGAAGGTGGAAAAAACATTATGGAAATTTTGAACACATTAAATTCGAATGACTATACTCAAGAAGCCTTAGAGTTACAAATGGCACGGCGTAAAAATTACATGAATAGTTCCAATTTTgctaataatgataatttgtACAAGAACAGTCAGAATCAGAAGTATTATTCTATGGATAATCAGacgtataaaaaaaatttcattgaCAGTTATAAGAATGAAGGTAGCAggaataatattaacttAGAGTATCTTCTTATGAACAAAATGCCTGTGAATGATTCGTTCAGCAGCATCAATTATAGCGGAAACATAGGACATAATATCGGTCATAATGTGAATCATAACGTaagttataatataaatcaaaACAGTAAAAGTAGCTTCATCGCTAACTCGAATACGACTCCGCCGCCTACCTGCAATAACCTGGATGCATATAAGAACAAAAACAGTATGCAAGGAAATATCAATATTACGCCTATAATTAATTCTTTGTTACGTTTAGATAGTGAGcatgattataataatgataacagAATACTCTACAACACAGTTGACAACTCTATAACgcaaaatatacaaaatgcCAAAGTGAGCAATGTGCTAGACTCCCTAAAATCTTTGCTAACGGCATCCAAAAATCAGATTGGAAATGGAGGTAGTAATGATATTATCGGTAACGGTATTGGAGGTAATATCGGCGGTAATGTTGGCGGTAATGTTGGCGGTAATATTGGCGGTAATATTGGCGGTAATATTGGCGGTAATGTTAGCGGTAGTGGCATGGGTATAAATGACAATAGCAGCATTAACAATGTAGGTATTAATTACaagaattttaataatttaaaaaactgTATCCAAAGCGGAAAATACACAAACTACCATTCACAACAATATAATTCTCAGCAGTACATGAAACAACATCGACCACAATCCTTCAATGAGTTTACCAAAAAGAagttttcaaaaaaagatAAGTATAGTCCGAAATTACCCGACTCAGACATCACTACGAATGAAACCATCATAGTTCCccgaaaagaagaaaagcaTAACGTATAG